A stretch of Ligilactobacillus faecis DNA encodes these proteins:
- a CDS encoding DEAD/DEAH box helicase family protein codes for MAFTYKIYNVASDNGFIDFKRNIPDEITTNLKYPLRPYQKEALGRYLYYKDDEKHHTDPEQVLFNMATGSGKTLLMAAVMLEKYRQGERNFIFFVNNDNILTKTRSNFLAGNANKYLFDEKIVIDNQIVTVREVSDFSDSRDDSINIVFTTIQKLHQDLNTPRENRLSFEQFKDISVVLLADESHHLNAGLNSSEKEDNTSWTSTVDNIQRAAKKSSIFEFTATVDLTDINIAQKYEKSLIFKYDLKEFRLDKYSKDVLFHLVDGDANNRMLQAILISQYRKKIALKNNINLKPLIMFKSKVKKENKGNLDNFLELLERLSVEQIANQRQIIRNNDLEKAGILTKAFEYFENNNISDQDLIEELKDDFRQERLLLLDSDNKTKDNLTTINTLEDPRNEIRAIFAVDMLNEGWDVLNLFDIVRLYDTRDGKITKKGFKAGKTTNAEKQLIGRGARYYPFVIDDKEDEKYTRKFDDNETKELRVIEQLHYHSANNPRYISELKQVLRESGIFDDITLVKRELKLKDSFTKTRTYKDGVVWMNKRLSREEYLEEVQESLDEVYIPKSFEVELPTLSTFDIEAFEEDDRNINSTTAIDFKLEKVIPKNIVRTAINRNKKFTFDNLRKYIFGLGSISLFIKMLKDIDLRVICQYKNPKELTADDKLYVVEKLLKSIEKDLIPTEERFYGSEKFEKTPIKKVFETSIIRKYSIDENSEAEFGVSQKDSSETKIFEDLDTLDWYAYDDNFGTSEEKYLVRTIKSLMSDLEQKWTDIYLLRNEKAVKIYSFDKGQAFEPDFLMFANDKKTGNVSWQIFIEPKGRQFLDSNQTFENGKEGWKLKFLQQISERDNARILVDDEKHRIIGLPFYNEEITKEEVKTTLRELGS; via the coding sequence ATGGCTTTTACTTATAAAATATATAATGTAGCTAGTGATAATGGTTTTATTGACTTTAAGAGGAACATTCCTGATGAAATAACGACAAACTTAAAGTACCCGCTTCGTCCTTACCAAAAAGAAGCTCTAGGTCGGTATCTTTATTATAAAGATGATGAGAAGCACCACACGGATCCTGAACAAGTCCTTTTTAACATGGCAACAGGTTCAGGGAAAACACTCTTAATGGCGGCTGTAATGCTTGAGAAATATCGCCAAGGAGAAAGAAATTTCATCTTTTTTGTTAATAACGACAATATTTTAACAAAAACAAGATCAAACTTTTTAGCAGGAAACGCCAATAAATACCTATTTGATGAAAAGATTGTCATTGATAATCAAATTGTTACTGTCCGAGAAGTTAGCGATTTCTCTGATAGTCGTGATGATAGTATCAATATTGTTTTTACTACAATTCAAAAACTTCATCAGGATTTAAATACACCTAGAGAGAATAGACTCTCTTTCGAACAGTTCAAAGATATTTCAGTCGTTCTATTGGCAGATGAGTCACATCACTTGAACGCTGGCTTGAATTCATCTGAAAAGGAAGATAACACAAGTTGGACATCAACAGTCGATAACATTCAAAGGGCAGCTAAGAAATCTAGTATATTTGAGTTTACGGCAACCGTTGACTTGACGGATATTAACATCGCTCAAAAATACGAAAAATCGCTTATATTCAAATATGACCTTAAGGAGTTTCGTTTAGATAAATATTCTAAGGATGTTCTTTTCCATCTTGTAGATGGTGATGCTAATAATAGAATGCTTCAAGCTATTCTTATTAGTCAGTATCGCAAGAAGATTGCCTTAAAAAATAATATCAATCTCAAGCCCTTAATTATGTTTAAGTCTAAAGTGAAAAAAGAAAACAAAGGAAACTTAGATAATTTTTTAGAACTTTTAGAGAGATTATCTGTTGAGCAAATCGCTAATCAAAGACAAATCATTAGAAATAATGACTTAGAAAAAGCAGGAATTCTTACAAAGGCGTTTGAGTATTTTGAAAATAATAATATTTCAGATCAGGATTTAATCGAAGAATTGAAAGATGATTTTCGCCAAGAACGTTTACTCTTACTTGACAGCGACAACAAGACGAAGGATAATTTAACGACTATTAACACATTAGAGGATCCACGAAATGAAATAAGGGCAATTTTTGCGGTTGATATGCTGAATGAAGGATGGGATGTGCTTAATCTCTTTGACATAGTTCGTCTTTATGACACTCGTGATGGGAAAATCACTAAAAAAGGGTTTAAAGCAGGAAAAACAACAAATGCAGAAAAACAACTAATTGGTCGTGGAGCACGCTACTATCCTTTTGTGATTGATGATAAAGAGGATGAAAAATATACTCGTAAGTTTGACGATAATGAAACTAAAGAATTACGTGTTATTGAACAACTCCATTACCATTCAGCAAACAACCCTCGTTATATTTCAGAACTAAAACAAGTTTTGAGAGAATCTGGTATTTTTGATGACATCACCCTTGTAAAACGAGAACTAAAGCTTAAAGACTCGTTCACTAAAACAAGGACCTATAAAGATGGTGTTGTATGGATGAATAAGAGACTTTCTCGTGAAGAATACTTAGAGGAAGTACAGGAAAGTTTAGATGAGGTTTATATTCCCAAATCTTTTGAAGTAGAACTTCCAACTTTATCTACATTTGATATTGAAGCTTTTGAAGAAGATGACAGGAACATAAATTCTACAACAGCTATTGATTTCAAACTTGAAAAAGTCATTCCTAAAAATATTGTTCGTACAGCTATCAATCGAAATAAGAAATTTACTTTTGATAATTTAAGAAAATATATTTTTGGTCTCGGTAGTATATCGTTGTTTATCAAGATGTTAAAAGATATTGATTTACGAGTAATTTGTCAGTATAAAAATCCGAAAGAATTAACAGCTGACGATAAACTCTATGTAGTTGAAAAACTTTTGAAATCAATTGAAAAAGATTTAATTCCAACAGAGGAACGTTTTTATGGTTCCGAAAAATTTGAAAAGACACCAATTAAGAAAGTGTTTGAAACATCGATTATTAGGAAATATAGTATTGATGAAAACAGTGAAGCTGAATTTGGTGTTTCTCAAAAAGACAGTAGTGAAACCAAAATCTTTGAAGACTTAGACACTTTAGATTGGTATGCTTACGATGATAATTTTGGAACTAGTGAAGAAAAATATCTTGTTCGCACAATCAAAAGTTTGATGTCTGATCTTGAACAAAAGTGGACGGACATTTACTTGTTAAGAAACGAAAAAGCTGTAAAAATATACAGTTTCGATAAAGGTCAAGCCTTTGAACCAGACTTTTTAATGTTTGCGAATGATAAGAAGACTGGGAATGTCTCTTGGCAAATCTTTATAGAACCAAAGGGACGGCAATTTTTAGACTCAAATCAAACGTTTGAAAATGGTAAAGAAGGTTGGAAATTGAAATTTTTACAACAAATTTCTGAACGAGATAATGCCCGCATACTTGTCGATGATGAGAAACATCGAATTATTGGGCTGCCATTTTACAATGAAGAGATTACTAAAGAAGAAGTTAAGACCACTTTACGAGAACTAGGTTCTTAA
- a CDS encoding IS30 family transposase: MTYNRLTISELSCIQNFWNQGVKAYIVAKNLKRSAETIYRVFRFLDAGYSISEYYENYRANKSRAGRKPIVLPSDELEYIKEKVSLGWTPDTIIGRNEKHISCSMRTLYRIFKRSNVLDVTLLPMKGKRHPNGYVERRGKAGRLGRSLSERHQDYPNYHNEFGHLEADTIQGKNHHGAVMTLVERKSKAVIILSTRHKTDKAIFEKLDALLSVAPKGLFKSITFDNGKEFSKWKDIFNKHDISTYFADVGAPNQRALNEHTNGLLRKDGLGKDMDLSDFPTDYVQQVASYRNNIPRKSLNYRTPLEVFIKYITNE; encoded by the coding sequence ATGACCTATAATCGTCTTACCATAAGCGAACTGTCCTGCATACAAAATTTTTGGAATCAAGGTGTTAAAGCCTATATTGTAGCTAAAAACTTAAAACGTAGTGCTGAAACTATTTATCGAGTATTTCGTTTCTTAGATGCTGGATATTCGATCTCTGAATACTATGAAAACTATCGGGCTAATAAATCTAGAGCCGGCCGTAAACCCATTGTATTACCTAGTGATGAGCTTGAGTACATCAAGGAAAAAGTTAGTCTAGGTTGGACTCCTGATACGATCATCGGACGTAATGAAAAACATATCAGTTGCTCAATGCGTACGCTTTATCGCATCTTCAAGCGCTCTAACGTTCTAGATGTGACCTTGCTTCCAATGAAAGGAAAAAGACATCCAAATGGTTACGTTGAACGCCGTGGAAAAGCTGGACGACTAGGTCGGTCCCTTTCAGAGCGGCATCAGGACTATCCCAACTACCATAATGAATTTGGACATCTTGAAGCTGATACGATCCAAGGTAAAAACCACCATGGTGCAGTAATGACATTAGTTGAACGGAAGTCTAAGGCTGTCATCATTTTGAGTACACGCCATAAGACGGATAAAGCTATCTTTGAGAAACTTGATGCTTTACTTTCTGTTGCTCCTAAAGGACTCTTTAAATCGATCACTTTTGATAATGGTAAGGAATTTTCTAAGTGGAAAGATATTTTTAATAAGCATGATATCAGTACTTACTTTGCTGATGTAGGTGCTCCTAACCAACGCGCACTAAATGAACATACGAATGGATTACTTAGGAAAGATGGACTAGGAAAAGATATGGACCTCAGTGATTTCCCCACTGACTATGTCCAACAAGTAGCTAGCTATAGAAACAATATTCCACGTAAAAGTTTAAACTATAGAACCCCACTAGAAGTATTCATAAAGTATATTACGAATGAGTAA